In Gemmatimonadaceae bacterium, one DNA window encodes the following:
- a CDS encoding VOC family protein: protein MAVNRSMPDSSFIPVRSYPDLDQAVAWLRDVLGCRERLRIPGHRVQLTLGNGAVVAVAWDASTAPATGGRPPATLMVRVSDIEATYARALANGATGLSAPTDFPYGERQAQVRDPAGHAWTLTQTIGDVDPASWGGELVT, encoded by the coding sequence CTGGCCGTCAATCGCTCAATGCCCGATTCGTCGTTCATCCCGGTTCGCAGCTACCCTGACCTGGACCAGGCCGTTGCCTGGCTGCGCGATGTCCTGGGTTGCCGCGAACGACTGCGCATACCGGGGCATCGCGTGCAACTCACGCTTGGCAACGGCGCCGTTGTCGCCGTAGCGTGGGATGCGAGCACCGCGCCGGCCACCGGCGGGCGACCGCCGGCCACGCTGATGGTTCGCGTCTCAGACATCGAGGCCACGTATGCGCGTGCGTTGGCGAACGGGGCCACCGGACTCAGTGCGCCCACCGATTTCCCGTATGGCGAACGACAAGCACAAGTGCGCGATCCCGCGGGGCACGCGTGGACGCTGACGCAAACAATCGGCGACGTCGACCCCGCTTCGTGGGGTGGAGAGCTCGTTACGTAA